The following are from one region of the Acomys russatus chromosome 32, mAcoRus1.1, whole genome shotgun sequence genome:
- the Slc25a36 gene encoding solute carrier family 25 member 36, with protein MSHRDTLVHLFAGGCGGTVGAIMTCPLEVVKTRLQSSSVTLYISEVQLNTMAGASVNRVVSPGPLHCLKVILEKEGLRSLFRGLGPNLVGVAPSRAIYFAAYSNCKEKLNGVFDPDSTQVHMISAAMAGFTAITATNPIWLIKTRLQLDARSRGEKQMGAFECVRKVYQTDGLRGFYRGMSASYAGISETVIHFVIYESIKQKLLECKTASMMESDEESVKEASDFVRMMLAAATSKTCATTIAYPHEVVRTRLREEGTKYRSFFQTLSLIVQEEGYGSLYRGLTTHLVRQIPNTAIMMATYELVVYLLNG; from the exons ATGTGGTGGTACAGTGGGAGCTATTATGACATGTCCACTGGAAGTTGTCAAGACACGGTTGCAGTCGTCTTCTGTGACACTTTACATCTCTGAAGTTCAGCTGAACACCATGGCTGGAGCCAGTGTCAACCGAGTAGTGTCCCCTGGGCCTCTCCATTGTCTAAA gGTTATCCTGGAAAAAGAGGGTCTTCGATCATTGTTTAGAGGATTGGGCCCCAATTTGGTGGGGGTGGCCCCCTCCAG agCAATATACTTTGCTGCTTACTCAAACTGCAAGGAAAAGTTGAATGGTGTTTTTGATCCTGATTCTACCCAAGTACACATGATTTCAGCTGCAATGGCAG gTTTTACTGCAATCACTGCAACGAACCCCATTTGGCTTATAAAGACTCGGTTACAGCTTGATGCAAg AAGTCGTGGGGAAAAGCAAATGGGTGCTTTTGAATGTGTTCGTAAGGTATATCAGACAGATGGACTGAGAGGATTTTATAGAGGCATGTCTGCCTCATATGCCGGCATATCAGAGACAGTTATCCACTTCGTGATTTATGAAAGTATAAAGCAAAAACTACTGGAATGTAAGACTGCATCTATGATGGAAAGTGATGAAGAGTCTGTGAAAGAAGCATCAGATTTTGTGAGAATGATGCTAGCTGCTGCCACCTCCAAAACCTGTGCCACAACCATCGCGTATCCACATG aaGTTGTAAGAACAAGACTTCGTGAAGAAGGAACAAAATACAGATCTTTTTTTCAGACACTGTCTTTGATTGTTCAAGAAGAAGGTTATGGCTCCCTTTACCGTGGTCTAACAACTCATCTGGTGAGGCAGATTCCAAACACAGCCATTATGATGGCCACCTATGAACTGGTGGTCTACCTGCTCAACGGATAG